The sequence GCTATTGCGATGTGTGGAAACTATCCCAAAGGATGCGCAGGCTATCTCACTGATAGTATGGCAAGGGGTCACTTGAGTGGCAGTCTTCCATTTCTGTACGATGATCCCAGCAGCGATACTGTCTTGAAGCCCCTCCTCATGAATTCATTTGGTGGGACAGAAATAGGTACTAAGAAGGCACAGTTTTCTGCCAGGTGTTCTCCCATCGTCACGTGCAATGAGTTCGTTATGGAAAAATTGGCTCAAGCAGATGATCGGTTAGTACATGCGGACATGGTGGGAGGATCCCATATTTTATACAGGAGGTTCCAatgtatataaataattatacataattatacatttgcataataatattatagtgattaCATGCaattatataggtacatgGCCAGAGCAATTTTGGTGCCATTTGTGTTTGAAGCTCCTCCAATGAGAGTGGACACCCTTGATACCATTCTAGCAGAAGCTCATAGGGCACTGCCGGAGGCAATATCCATTGGCTACTGGTTGAAGAATCTACCCCAAAACCTACTCTATGAAACGGTAGAGAAAGTACAGGAATCTGTTGAAGGGAAGATGGACGGCAGGCTGGCGATGCAGTATGCTCTATATCTACTGTGTGCAaaagaggtataattattatgtataatagtGACTTACAATAATGCTTGCTTTCATACTTAATTGTTCACTCAATTGTAGATTTCTGATAGGGCTGGGTGCAGTGAGGTGACATCTGATCACATTTGGGATCACTTTCAGAGTGCGATAGTACCGGCTATTTGCAATTGGCAAATTGGAGAGAGTGACACAAATGAAAAAGCTGAGAGCAACAACTTGGGAAAACTCTTGCACAAAGGTCTTCAAAAGGCCCTAATTTCTGACGAGCATATGTCCGAggtgcgtgcatgcatgtgtgcacatTTGACATActgcatattatatataatatatagtccTGCTATTTGTGCAGTTTCTGAACTGTGTCACCCCAAATGTGAATTACCACCTGAAAAACACAAAGGACATGGTTCAAGGAGCAGCCATTCGACTCCAGGTTTTCTTAAATTACCTAGACAGCCATGGAATTCCTCATGCTTCGCACAAAGTCATTCGAAGGAAGACAAAGAAATGCAAAAGATGTGCTCCCAGAAAGCGCCAGTATTTCCTTCGAAAGGATGTGGTAGTCTGCTCAAGGAAAATAAGGAGAGAGTTAGCAGAATGCAAAGGGTGCATCTGTATACCCAGAGATCAGCTAAAGGAAGGATTTATCGAAGCCTTTAAGCACAGTAAGCCCGATTATTGGTAAATTACAtcttgcgcatgcatgcatataaaatATTATAGTCTGTCAGACGTGCATGCATAGGTATACCAATTTATTCTAGtgttccatgcatgcatgactgtgaaTATGGCTGATCAATTtgcatacatatatatagaaTCTTCAAGAAGCTCTACCGACAAACATAACAATTCAGAGGGTTCAAGGGATCAACTAGATGACTCAggtatattatattataccatcatgcaactagttggagcatgcaagactataccaacccacaatcttgttttcgaactttttgttacttcagtgcgcatgctcttccaaccctactcttccccattttttcacaaaatgttttttgcacttgtttgtaccctttttactgcatgcatgtattatacagTTGTGTCATGCACGTCATTATAAGGAGATGTTCATTGTATATAATCATAGGCATCCACATTGAAGACGAATTTACGGATGACACACAGTTATCAGGTTAATAatgatgcatgcaataattatatgcttgcATGTAAAGTATTACTATAATTGCAGGTGAACCACTAGAACACAATATTGATTATAAAGAACAACAGCCTTGGTTCTTTTATGAAGGTTTGTATTATATTGCAGGtcaaaattataattagcacgcatgcatgcatgcatgcagatctCAGTGACAATGAATTTTATTCTCTCCTTGGTGAGCACTACCTCGAAGAGCTTGAGGACCAGTTGGATCCTACGTCTCATCATGAGCAACAAGAAGAGCCAGCTCCTCCAAAGAAGAAGACAACACTAAAAATAGGTATATACttatagtattattattactgtataatatgaagaacataattattataggaacTCCGAAGGAATTTGAAGTGCAGTCTACCCCCCAACAAAGACTAACAATATCATCAGCCAATCCATTAGGTATGTCAGTATACTGTAGTGATattgaggtgcaaaatttcctTTTTCGAAGGCAAGGCAGTTAATGAGAAAGTTAAAACGGGCCATGGACGCAccggtatatatacacatgctaagctagctattggtaatTGTGGTTTCCTATGACTATTCAGAACACccaaacatttctgctgagggctctgcatgtaatttatatataattatatatacccacaAATACGATTAttttaattatataaaattatgtcatATTTTATATACATGGATGCAGTGCTATGTCATTATCCTCTCACACCTGTCCGTCTCCATCGACTAGGAGTTACACCACCAAGACAGAGGCAATTAGGTAtggtgtatatattatacattatagctaatttttgctgtttttgtggGCCCCGTAGACTGGCCGTAGTATAGTTTGCCGCCTTGACTATCTGCTATTATAACTTGCAAaacatatattattattaatgggGCTGGAGGTGATTCTGATAAGCATGCCGGAGTTAATAATTACTCCTGATGATTCAAAGAAATAATGCCCTGCACATACTTTTATCCTGCACTCTCAGTGCAAAAGAAGCGTCCTGTTTCGGTATCACTGACAAAATTGTATGAAAGAATTGGAGTAAGTCCTGCCAGATTGAGTGGCCATGCACGCAGAAAAGCAACATCTACTACAGTTGTGGTAAGAAGGAACCTGTTAACAGAATTGGCCAAAGTGAAGTTGGGCGTTAAAAAAGGTAGCTATAAATATATAATAAATAACATGCATGATGCACTTAAAAACATTGTGCAAATTGTATTCAGACAACAGTAAATGTCTCGCTGAATTCAAAGCAACTGGCAAGCAAAGTAAGATGCATGTCAAGtgcctgcatgtattgtgcatgtattatactaTGTTTTTTATATATGCTATAGGCTTTAaagttatcataattatatactcacatGCAGACAAATCAAATTATGCTGCCAAGAACAGAAGCAAAACCAAAATTGCTAGTAAACCACGATCGCCTGCAAATACCAGAAGTAAAACAAAACCTGCTAGTCAACCACAATCTGCCAAGATATTGTCTACCAATGGTGCCAAAAGAAAAAAGAACTGTGCTAATAAACCGCAAGGCAAATCTGCTGTACAAGTTGCAATTGTAGGAGGTaattagataattattatgtgctgacaaacaataattatatatagtgcatgcatggcatgtaGTGATATAATGTAATTATATTGACTCGGGCAATGCATATAAGTGTATATGATAAATGCAAGTGGCACTTATTTCCATGTATATGTTTTGATTGTGCAGAAGACAAGGAGCAATGCCCTAAGTATGTATGCGTATACAAAAGAGTGCCTCGTGCTTCAACCATGATTGCTTGTCACACATGTGACCAATGGTTCCACATCAAGTGCGTATCGTTATCACAAAAAGAAGCTGGGAAGATAGCACAGTGGCATTGCAGCAAATGCATGTAGCTAATACTTAATTTTGCCTGCATGAACTCAATCTATAATAACAGTTATTGTATCTATTATTtaggtatataataatattatagtgttttGTGTGCTAGTATAGCATGTTGTTTtatgtattatgtatatacaatcgAAATGAATGATATCTTGATACCATTGTGATAATAAGTTTTATGGGGGAAGGGTGGTTTTTATgtagttacatgcatgcatgcatggctataattatggggggAAGGGgttgtctatataattataataccagTGCATGTTAtcatgaacataattatacataattattatgcatggcCGAGGGCCCTGTGAGGTGCATGCATCATGGGGTTGCCAATAAAAGTCTGTCaatatatagtataaactaaatttgtgatcattctgtcaattgtgaacgcttatatcaaacgtatatactatattatataattatatagtataaactaaaATTTAATTTGTGCATGATcattctgtcaattgtgaacgcttatatatcaaacatataattatactatatatatagtataaactaaatttgtgtgatcattctgtcaattgtgaacgcttatatcaaacgtatatactatagtataaactatatatataattatatagtataaactaaatgtgtgaacattctgtcaattgtgaacgcttatatcaaacgtatatatatatatagtatatatatagtataaactaaatttgtgtgatcattctgtcaattgtgaacgcttatatcaaacgtatatatagtatatatatagtataaactaaatTTGTGTGATCATTCTGTCAATTGTACGCTTATATCaaaagtatatatagtatatatatagtataaactaaatTTGTGTGATCATTCTGTCAATTGTACGCTTATATCAAAAGTATATACTATagtataaactatatatataattatatagtataaactaaatgtgtgatcattctgtcaattgtgaacgcttatatcaaacgtatatatatatatagtataaactaaatttgtgtgatcattctgtcaattgtgaacgcttatatcaaacgtatatatagtatatatatagtataaactaaatttgtgtgatcattctgtcaattgtgaacgcttatatcaaacgtatatactatatagtataaactatatatataattatatagtataaactaaatgtgtgatcattctgtcaattgtgaacgcttatatcaaacgtatatatatatatagtatatatatagtataaactaaatttgtgtgatcattctgtcaattgtgaacgcttatatcaaacgtatatatatagtatatatatatagtataaactaaatGTGTGAACATTCTGTCAATTGGGAACGCTTATATATCAAACGTATACCTTACATGATTCCACAAATAGaaactaattaattttgtgaacattctgttaATTGTGAACGCATAATAATAAAGGAAAAATGTTGAATTTTCTACATAATATTACTTTCATGCAATAGAGatctatatatgcatgtatttatCATAcacataatgacataatgataTAAATACGCTATATAgatatacactatacatgtcTATCAGTTTGCATAATACCACTATATATAGGCTATAGAGAATTGGAGACAACTCAAGTTCAGGTAGATTCTTCACCAGTCCTGATagcagtagatctatatcaTGATTGTGATAGTGTGATAGTATCACAATTTATGCCCCACCAAAAAACCGTCCACAAATCAAACAGTGTATCATTTAAACGTTGATGTGTTTCTTTCTTTCTGCAGCTACTGTTCGTAGACGTTTCACATCTCAAGCTCCCTCGTTCCAAGGTTGTATTGCAAACCTCTACCTGAGTCAAGGGGAGGAGGTCCCAGCTAGGAGACTGCTGCTGGCTCAGGCAGTGGAGGGGAACAATGTGGACCATAACATTTGTAGCCTGTAATCTCAGACTGAAACTTTgtataaactataattatagcgggtaaatttcATGGCGTAAAAATTTTTTACCTTGAATGTGTGAGTATATATCCACACCTGCATGTCCACCATTAATGCTTATTCATTAACGACCTTTTTTGGGGAGTAATATAATGGTTGTGTAATGTGCCAACATAATATAAATTAAAATCATGGTCGAGGTTAGAATGCAAGCACAACAATCTCAGGCAGTCTACTTCTCTTCCTATCTTTCTTAGCGTCCCTGATTACTGTTTCGATACAGGATCTTAGGTGGTCGGGTATGTACAATAgtgtcagttcagagcagtgggtggttagatgtctggcaagggtcttcattccatcttctgttattgagTGATTACCATCAATGTACAGTATTGTAATATtgttgatcagtccagttgatagctcctcgttactctgatcagtcagtttACAGTCATCCAAGTTCAGAGTCTTATAGactgcaagtccagcagcaatgtgacgacagctagtcactgtgttacCAGACAAAAAAAGATGTTcgagggaattgtttgtattcagaagttgatagagggAAGCTCCATTGTCGTCTGATATTGTTAGTGAGCAACTGTGCAGGTCTAGGTTCTTTAATAATGTTTTAGTTGACAAGGCCTCACAGAGTGTCTAAGTCCACTGTTACCAACACAGATATTGAACTAGTACTGTTCCTTGATCACCTCAGCGATGTGGTGTGTCCCTTcttcatgaatatcattattagatAGATAAAGACTAATCTCGGAGTGAGAGTTGGGACTCTTGGAGAGTCCTCGGgccagaaatttgcagccttggTCACCAATAGAGCAACTTCCGAGGCTAAATGTGAATCCATTACTGGTGTTGGAACAAACTGATGCAAAATATGGTTCAGCGgcaggaccctctctcgggaggagggacacgaggtggtggagtctgaggaaacaaaacaataggtgagtactATTCCTAGTGATAGTACTATGTTAAAATAATAGATAATTGTATGTGTGTAACAAAAGCGACAGTTTCTTATgttgcaatcactcccacaacgtatggtaccacaatgaccacactctcacatatgacagactcacatttgtcagacaagCATACTTGCACACTTGAACAGCAACGTCTCCTTTGAGCAGGGAGAGTAAgatgagtagcagagcttggaAGGTGGCTTGTAGTTGGTTCTTGTTCTGCCAGTATTCTAGGGCAAGTTTCATTCCGGCTTGAATGCGGTTTAGACGTGTTTTAGCCTTCACTTCGCTTACGTCAGTTTTCTGTCCAGGTGACAGCTCCAGCTTTTCAAGATAGTCATCAGTGTTATCGAAACATGCGGCTAACTcaggtagatctggttcctgtattgctgtattgagctgctcatcagtcagtttcatttctgtcttcacATTGTCAACtgtgagctctgaaaatagatagcaagcacacaaggttaattgcatgccagtctcatgaattagccgcccttcctaagtGAGAGacctaggaagggcggctaatttgTGAGACTAATCAACAAGCTGAAAGACATCATGCAAGACAGCTTGCCATCAATAGAATCATGTCAGGGAACACTCCAAAACACCCAGCTATAAGAAGCCATCATCTATGATTAAAAGAAGTTATATccaggaccatgcatgtaccacagcAGAAGAGCCTGAGGCCTCCTTTTACAATAATGGatctatatacgtataaagtggaccgtacatgcatgctacatgcaacAAAGGCCAGCTATTGAGAAGCCTGGCCAAAATCTCACCCGCCCTGTGTTCGACTGTGGGagggagcagctcaatacatgGTCGCAAAGCAGCTAGGCTAAACGCACAAGTTAGTTTTATTCTCTGTTTTACGTTTTAATAATCCATTCTCGTTCACAcagttaatgtgcatgtgacgCTCATTCAACTCCAAAATGATCTTGTTGTTGCCAAACCAGTTCAAGATACGACAAGAAATGAAGATTTTGATGAGCTCGAGCATTCTTCCTCATTAGTGTTCACACCTGAGTTTGCCAATGTGGTCAATGTCGATGGGATTGAGAATTAAAGACAACAAGGTGTTTGTTATTTGGAAGTGGCAGGTGCTACATCCACAAGACAAGACGGTAATAATAGTGAGGGGAATTGCTGTTTGTTTTTCCCGGACTATTCAGACGCAGAGTCTGAAACAGTCACACACCATACCTTTCAAGGTGATCGGATGTATTAAGGAAAAACTATCCAAAAGTACTCTGAAAAGCAAGTGTACTTATTGACGAAGGTGTccctgtacatatatatagaagTACATGTTGAACATGACAATCCTGTGACTGCAATTGCGTTGTAGACGGTTCCTTTGGATACGTAGTGAAGGAAGTACGGGATGCTGTGTACGATGCCCTCGTAAGGAATGACATTACTGTTGTAACATTCAAGTGGGTCAAATATGTCAGTGACTGGTATATACCGTATGGGCCCAGGGTTTTTTTTGCTAACATAACAACGAAAGGTGTATGGCCgtcaaattaatgttgaagTACACATTAAGTACTGTTATCGCCTAACCTAATTTTGCATTGATCAATTTCCAATGACTGCATTAATTTAATTGTATAACACTCGCACGACTATAAACAATCATGTTCTAATAGCATTGTTCACCACTCAtgttcattttttgttgtatatttctattgaaattcgaccaagtgcagcaataacatgcatcataattatacacgtattaatagctgttagccatgaatataaTGCTCATGATTATCAATGTCTAATTTATAAATAGTTGTGGTCAGTTATATTGCAGTAACTTGTGAGGGAGGATGATCAACTGGCACATTGTAGTATATATTCGCACATACATCAAATGAAGGCATTTGGGTAATAATTGATGGCAACGAGGGATCCATTCGTTTGGGAGAACTTTCCTCCAATTTTACTTGACGGTGTGAAGTGTAAAATGTGCCCACCATATCTCTGAAGAAGCATTCCACATCTCACATCTTCAGTTGTGGAAGCTCTTGAATGCTTGATATCTCCTCAGTGCAAGTGAGAGAGATCTTTATAGCAGTTCACTCCACCGTACCTGTGTACCCATGGTTAGGCTcttgaatcagccgcccttctcaAGGTCTCTCCCcccttagcctcgaatccaggccgattaaaatacgtattttaatcggcctggtctcgaggctactccCCCCTAggtaggaagggcggctaatttatgagactggcatgcaattaacacaacggcAACAGGCAATGATTAGCAAAGGTTAAGTGCTTCGCGCCTCCTCTGGTGTTTTCCAGTGGGTTGAAATCGATgctagggtgtggctataTTTACCTTATTTTAGGACGTGACATTTAAGCAGAGTTGAGTTTTCACTCTCCGATTGCCATGTATTAAGTGTGCCCCTCTGGAGAATTATTGTTTTGCTTTGGTCCAAATAATTCAGTATAGGAAACAGAAGTTGCAATTTCTGCCATTATGATTCTACATGGAGGTCAGAGTTTACAATGGCTGCTGCTTCAGGCAGCACAGCTTTTACTGTACTTTTATGACTCTTGTAGGTTAATAAATCAATAGCGCTATAAATCAGTGCTAACTCATAAATTGGTTAAGTTGTCTGAGGAGCCGATTTCCCTCTCCCAAGATATTTACCAGCTCATTGAGATCGGGGAGAGTAAGTCACTATCACTTGTGCACCTTTGTGAACCTGTCTGTCTAATGTGATCACCCtgtagccaggttaatggcccAGTCTCCATATAGGGTTGGTTCAtgcaacctgtgttagcatgtcacctctttattacagccactgttagtATGCCCTAGTGTGACCTCTCAGCCTTagccttgtgtgtacatgtacatgcacgctGCCTGCATGTGCACCTGATGTGCTGGTAATGTGTATAATCTCTTCTGCTCAGAGAACCAGACATTTGGATCTCTACCAATGCCAATATAAGCACAGCTCCAGATCACACACAATATTCAAGCTGACCATTGAAAGCAGGGTTAGAGATGAGGAACTCAGTGATGGCACTATCAGGGTGGCCTCTCTGGTGTgtgggttgggcaagtgtgtgcGTATACAGCTGTGAGTAAATTCTTGACTGATTGACGTCTGCACTGCTCCcagggtacatgcatgtataatgaaTATACAGGTTGGTTGTTCTGTTGAAGTAAACTTTATGACCACTttgagcagctataattataagcactgcaattaataattatgtccctggTAATCTGCTCTTTCAGTGTCTACTAACAGGGCCGTAAGAACCAGGGGGGCTGGGGGGGGGCAACTGCCCCCCCACTCTGAAAACCTGGGGCGCAGAGCCCCCCTGGTTTTCAGAGTGAAATGGGGTGGGGCACTCCTCTGCAGAGTCCAGCAGATCACAGTCCTGATATTATATTTAGTGCCTTTTAATCTAACCACACTGgttaaatgcatgtgcatggtttgttgtagcctcgagaccaggccgattaaaatacgtattttaatcggcctggattcgaggctagatttgttgcaacaacactgtacagtaactaAAGTAAGTTAATCCACATGCAGCTGAaatttatatttatatagctagaaCTCACTATGGCACAATATTCATTCTTTTTCCTCTTCAGTATACCTCAGCCTGCCCATGATGAAGAAAGTATAGGACCTTCTTCTTACGAAGCTCGATGAATCCCCAGCATCTATTCTATActttatatacacaagttTTGCTAACTGACTTTGAAGCAGTTGCTCGTGACTTTGCTTCCACGTCGAATAAACTATTTTGCTATAGCTCTCACATGCAGATTATTTCATTTATGTATCTTTCTCCTGTTATCTCTGAGAAcatacaaaatgtaaaaagttTGCCTCCGGCGGGGCGGGAGGGGAAATTTCCCCCTCCCGGACCCACCCCATGCGTCGCAAGGAGAGGGTCTATTCCTTTTTTCTGCCCCCCCTCACCTAAAAAATCTTCTTATGGCCCTGactaattaataatttatattggagctattttctcttctgtcacttgcagttgcacctcGAGGGGTAGCTCAGAGTTCGGACCAACAGCTGTGATGAGTCAAGCgctaccaaaggtgagctcaaTCAGTTTCAGAGTACAGTCAATCGTTGTAACCAAGTGATGTCTGGTGTTTTATTGGTGAGCATTTTTAGTTAGTTATGTGGTacgaataaaattatagtacatgtatttcgTGCTTGTGCACAGTTCAATTCCAAATGCTTTACAAttctcattctcctcacagcagCTGTTCAGATGGAGGACCGTGTGTCCGAGTCTTCTCTCACGTGACACTGCATCCCACCAGCCCTTGTCtgaagcccctcccccacaacCTCCTCTCTCGCTTTTGCCCCACTCAAATCCTCAACCAAGTCCGTATCTTTTGCTCCAAGATCATGTGACGAGTCCTTCAAAGTGCACTCCTACCAAGTTCATGAAGTTCCTCAATGAGCAGGAGGTGAGAGGAGGAATGTTTATACTCAAATATCAGATTTTACtttaatgaccctttacctgtcAATTGGATCAATTGAATGTTGTTTGGGAgtagatctttaccaaatgcataTTATGTTTCATACCTCCTAGATTGGCAGTGAGAAGAAGTCTACTCCTCTAGACAGTATCAGAGGGCCTCCCTCGTTCCTATACCAcccacagaggtgagagatacacatgtgcagtgtttaGTGGCCTTAAATAGATCTACTATTTGCTAGGCATTACTTTTTTGCTAGTGAGCTGCATTTCAGAGCATTTAGCAATTGATCATGTATCtgatggtgtactgtgtgattgcagctgtatgtacatgtacgctactatctctttataatagttattgCAACAACCCTGATAGCAGATGCCTATTTAATACTAACTACAGTCCAACCTTAAGCTCtcaaagtgggagaatacTGTTAAATTTCATTGCTTGCCAGATGTTCTGTAGTTGACTGTACATAcacgtcactattgtatgtcgagtattctccacctggcagcaacttattgatgttcccctATCAGGTTGAGGAGAAAAGTGAAACCATTCGAtgtctagaggatgacctgctgagggagttggaggagaagctgctcgagaggtctcaaatcatggacctgGGTGTCGTGGCTGAGCTGGAgtgagaattggaactggccaacagcaaggcagatgtgagtttagtatatttgtatatgtatataattatgtatacattcggtgaacactgtataatttatgcatgTACCTGCAGTAACTactgtacagctgtttgcatatgCTAAATCATTCACtacattaccacaaaaccaccatacaatgttgctatgcaaacaaatagtataaatacatgtacatgcatgtagtatagtaatgatggcttctagaacTAGACTATGGAAACTAATACAAAAatagcagaggaggttggccacgcgtcatcaatcatgtgacattcctaaggtctctgctcacgttaccatagataccgaataaATGTAGTTATGGATACTCTTGCTTTGCTGACTTGTAACACcggactagctgtgtctgttgtctggctggaccaagattagctagactatagggtagagtatagttcagcggtgctgtatgtagcttgcattgtactggctggcaagaatctagtaaacactgtatgcactgataactcgccgGAATAGAGGGGATCGCTGGGGATCTGGTTGGTGAATACTTTATATTCAAAGTAGCCAGAGAGATACAtaaatgtgacagggcctaggaaaacaacccttatggagcaaactaataatgttcagtatgctacaaagtaaaatatttagagctattttagaattttggttttctttcataagaagtaacttcaatatctcctctaacttaaaaaaaaatttttttatttgaaattttttttgtatagccgttacaaggcagccattgaattttttcatgctgttcttgTATGCGGATAGAACTTAGAACATTACTTTCTCAAAACGGTAGGTCAATACTGTCCCCctttcacccgaaaatattttggggtaggaaggtgtaaagtgagtgatattgtaatcaatttgaagcttaagcactgctttattatgcctcgaggcgtagccgcacgagggatacggtaaagctgactgtgtgtgtgtctgtgtgtctgtgtgtctgtgtgtctgttccagctgtaactgctcaacggttgcaatgcgacgaaaactaacagcttctataggcttctagccacgttctcttggattttg comes from Halichondria panicea chromosome 7, odHalPani1.1, whole genome shotgun sequence and encodes:
- the LOC135338173 gene encoding uncharacterized protein LOC135338173, coding for MSMHYEAIIARCGSIGMAIATSAISRGKTNCAKLAIAMCGNYPKGCAGYLTDSMARGHLSGSLPFLYDDPSSDTVLKPLLMNSFGGTEIGTKKAQFSARCSPIVTCNEFVMEKLAQADDRYMARAILVPFVFEAPPMRVDTLDTILAEAHRALPEAISIGYWLKNLPQNLLYETVEKVQESVEGKMDGRLAMQYALYLLCAKEISDRAGCSEVTSDHIWDHFQSAIVPAICNWQIGESDTNEKAESNNLGKLLHKGLQKALISDEHMSEFLNCVTPNVNYHLKNTKDMVQGAAIRLQVFLNYLDSHGIPHASHKVIRRKTKKCKRCAPRKRQYFLRKDVVVCSRKIRRELAECKGCICIPRDQLKEGFIEAFKHKSSRSSTDKHNNSEGSRDQLDDSGIHIEDEFTDDTQLSGEPLEHNIDYKEQQPWFFYEDLSDNEFYSLLGEHYLEELEDQLDPTSHHEQQEEPAPPKKKTTLKIGTPKEFEVQSTPQQRLTISSANPLVLCHYPLTPVRLHRLGVTPPRQRQLVQKKRPVSVSLTKLYERIGVSPARLSGHARRKATSTTVVVRRNLLTELAKVKLGVKKDNSKCLAEFKATGKQNKSNYAAKNRSKTKIASKPRSPANTRSKTKPASQPQSAKILSTNGAKRKKNCANKPQGKSAVQVAIVGEDKEQCPKYVCVYKRVPRASTMIACHTCDQWFHIKCVSLSQKEAGKIAQWHCSKCM